The stretch of DNA TGAAATCCCTGGCTTCCTATACATGATTCAAAAATGCAACCCAGGTACACAAATAAACTTATAATAAATCAATTAGTAACAAAACAGTACCTGTTTCATAAATTAACTATatcataatgtgtaatatttgtaGGAACAATAACAGATCTTGTACAAGATGATGAGGGGAGATTCAAATACTGTTTCTTTGCATTAGCATCTTCTATCAAAGGCTGGAATCACTGCACACCAATAATAGTTGTGGATGCAACTTTTTTGAAGAATGCATATGGAGGTACTCTTATAGTTGCTAATGCACAAGATGCTGACAGACATGTATTTCCACTAGCTTTTGCAATAGTCGATTCAGAAAATGATGCGTCATGGCAATACTTCATGGATAAACTCAAACAAACATATGGGGAACGGGAAGAGCAATGCATAATTTCAGATAGACATGAAAGTATCGCCAAATCAGTGAAAATAATATTTCCCAACTTGATGCATGGGGTATGTTGCTTCCATCTATtccaaaatataaaatcaaGATTTAGAAAAGGAGGAGATGAGCTGAGAGATGCATTCTATCAGgcaaagaaaagcatataatCTTGCTGATTTTGAAGGATTCATGAAAGAAATAGACACCATAGACAACCGAATTCGTCCTTACTTGACAAATGAAGTTGGCCTCAATAAATGGACAAGGGTTTATAGCACAAACAAGCGTTACTCAACAATGACCTCAAATATATCAGAATCCGTGAATTCAGCCTTGAAAGAAGTAAGAGAGTTACCCATTGGCACACTACTAGAATGTCTACGCTGCTTGGTTCAAAGATGGAGTTGGACAAACAAAAATAGAGCTCTTGCTACACTCACAACACTAGCAAAAGGACCAGAAAAGGAACTCAAAGACAAATTAGATCGCAGTAAAAAATTGCAGGTAATATATCTTTTCAACAATTCTTCATTATAACATGTGAAAAATACTTAACAGTTACCTTCCTATAATTTTACAGGTTGAAACATCAAACCATGCCATATATACAGTCAATGAGTTAAAAAGTTCGTACATAGTAGACATTCAAAAAAAGACATGCACATGTCAAAGATTCCAATATGACGAAATGCCATGTTCTCATGCAATGGCAGTAATATCAAAAAGACACTTCAAATGCTACAATTTCTGCCCTTATTTCTACACAAAACAAGCCTTCCTTGCAACATACGAAGAAACTGTGTTTCCAATAGGTGACCGAGACTCATGGGAGTTACCTGATCATATTAGACAAATTGAAGTACTGCCACCAAAGCACAAAAGACCAGAAGGAAGGCCAAGAAAACAACGGTATAAGACCGCAATGGAGAAAGCAACACAGAATCAATGCACACAATGCTTCAAAAGAGGACACAACCGAAGGACTTGCAAGAATGAACCATTGGAACCATCCGCAAAGAGAAAAAGATACTAAATAGACATTGAATTCCTACAACTACTAAATAAACATGAACAATACGTTCCAATTACTATCTGCAACCaaatttcttcttttttcatGTATGTTCTGTTTGAATAATTCAACATCAAATAAAGATTTCCACATGGAAAATTTGAAGATACAATCATTAATCTCATATAAGAAACAGTTACTAATGTGTaccttaattataattaatcttataaaaatacagtcACTCTTCCTATGTCATACCCAACTGCTAATTATAACtcctgtaaaaaaaataaaaaaaaaataaataatagaatcacctttttataaataattcaataatatcaatctttaaaaaaaaaatcaacatacataCAACAAAACATTATAAACTTCAACAAAAATATCACACTAAAAATCCAAAATATATATCCAACATAATACTTTGCCAATATCCATTATAAggcaaaaaataacaacaacaaattgTACTTAGTCTTAGAAACACAAAAAGGTACTAAAAATATCCAAAAGAGTTACTATATTGTAACTATTTACAAACAATCCAAAAAAGTTACTATGCATTTTCCAATCTGTCCACTTCTAAACCTAAGCCTTCATTTCTGTCCACTTCTTCCAATCCTCACTGGAAACTCAGATTCAGACTCGTACCCATTGATCTCCTTCTTCTTAGCATGAACATACAGATCCACAGCAAGCTTGTTTCTAAAGAACTTCACATCTAATGGATTTGGAAGTAAATCAATCGCACTGTGGATAAAAAACTCAGCATACTTAGCAACAAACAACCCACAATCACtgcaacaaacaaaaaaaaaacaaattaaataaaaatatacaaactagaacataaaaacaaaaaaaaacatacactTACTTATCCAATTGCTGAGGCAGATTAGTCACAGTAAACACATCAAGCTTCTCACT from Cannabis sativa cultivar Pink pepper isolate KNU-18-1 chromosome 2, ASM2916894v1, whole genome shotgun sequence encodes:
- the LOC133034394 gene encoding uncharacterized protein LOC133034394 is translated as MKEIDTIDNRIRPYLTNEVGLNKWTRVYSTNKRYSTMTSNISESVNSALKEVRELPIGTLLECLRCLVQRWSWTNKNRALATLTTLAKGPEKELKDKLDRSKKLQVETSNHAIYTVNELKSSYIVDIQKKTCTCQRFQYDEMPCSHAMAVISKRHFKCYNFCPYFYTKQAFLATYEETVFPIGDRDSWELPDHIRQIEVLPPKHKRPEGRPRKQRYKTAMEKATQNQCTQCFKRGHNRRTCKNEPLEPSAKRKRY